AAATTTATCAAAAAAATGCTTGTTTTACCTGCCATAGTTTGGATGGCTCAAATAAAATTGGTCCTACTTGGGTAGGTATTTATGGCACCAAACGCAAATTAGCAGATGGTTCTGAAGTGCTTATTGATGAAAACTACATTCGTGAATCAATTTTAAATCCAATGGCAAAAGTTGCCCAAGGCTATCAGCCTGTGATGCCCACCTATCAAGGTATTTTAAATGAAACTCAAATTGAGGGTGTGATTGCCTACATTAAGGAACTCAATCAAGAGTGAGGATAAAGTAATGAGAACAACAAAAATAACAGAAGAAAATCAAAATTATCTAAGTCATCACAAAGGTTTAAAGTCATGGCTATTCACGCTGGACCATAAGCGCATTGGTCTAATGTTTTTAGGAGCCATTTTAAGCTTTTTCTTGCTGGGTGGATTGTTGGCTTTAGGTGTGCGTTTAGAACTGTTTGCTCCGGGCAAACAATTGATGGATGCGGATACTTACAACAAGTTTTTTACCATGCATGGTATGATTATGGTTTTTCTATTTATTGTGCCTTCTACACCGTCAGCTTTAGGGAACTTTGTTTTACCGATGATGGTAGGCGCAAAAGATGTGGCTTTTCCGCGGTTAAATTTACTTAGCTTTTATGTTTATCTTGCTGGAGCTTTACTTGCATTATCAACGCTTATTTTTGGTGGTTTGGACACGGGATGGACTTTTTACACACCTTACAGCTCTCAAATTGCTGGTCCCGTGATTATCATGGGTTTGGCAGTGTTTATTATGGGTTTTTCATCCATTCTAACAGGCTTAAATTTTGTGGTGACCATCCATAAACTTAGAGCTCCAGGCATGACTTGGTTTGATATGCCTTTATTTCTTTGGGCAATGTATGCAACTTCTGTGATACAGATTTTAGCAACACCGGTTATAGGGATTACCATGCTGTTATTGGTTTTTGAAAGAGCTTTTGGAATTGGGATATTTGATCCACAAATGGGAGGAGATCCCGTTTTATTCCAACATTTCTTTTGGTTTTACTCGCATCCCGTAGTGTACATTATGATCTTACCGGCCATGGGTATTGTCAGTGAGTTGATCGCAGTATTTTCCCATAAAAAAATCTTTGGTTACAAACCTATTGCCTACTCAAGTGTGGCCATTGCTGGAGTTAGCTTTTTAGTTTGGGGACACCATATGTTTGTCAGTGGTCAGTCATCGTATGCTGCCATTTTATTTAGCTTGTTAACGTTTGCAGTTGCTGTACCAACAGCTATTAAGGTGTTCAGCTGGATTGCAACCATGTACAAAGGTTCCATTGATTTAAAAACACCCATGATTTATGCCCTATCATTTTTGTTTTTATTTACCATTGGCGGATTGACCGGGGTATTTTTAGGAGCCATTGCTGTGGATGTGCATTTGCATGACACTTATTTTGTTGTAGCGCATTTTCACTATGTTATGTTTGGTGGAGCAGTGGTAGCATTTCTTGGTGGCTTGCATTACTGGTGGCCAAAAATGACAGGTAAAATGTACAATGAGTGCTGGGGACGCATTGGTGCAGTGTTGGTTTGGTTCTCATTTAATCTTACTTTTATGCCGCAGTTTATTGCTGGCTTCAAAGGTATGCCAAGACGTTATTATAATTATGATGCAAGTTATGAAATTTATAACCAGCTTTCAACCATTGGTTCAACCTTGTTGGGTATTGGATTTTTTATTGTAGCCATTAATTTATTGATGAGCTTGAAAAAATCAGCAGCGAAAGCGCCAGACAATCCATGGGGTGCATTGACTTTAGAGTGGGAATCAAGTTCTCCTCCATACCATGAAAATTTTAGAGAGCAGCCAGTGTTAAAGCACGGTCCGTATGATTTTGAAAAAGTAGAGGTAGAAGCATGAGCGGAAAAACAGGATATTTAGCGCATCATTTTGCTGAGCTGGATCAACAAAAAGAATCAGCAAAATTAGGTATGTGGCTTTTTTTGTTAACTGAGATTTTATTGTTTGGTGGTGTTTTTGTAGCCTATGCCGTGTTTAGATCTTTGTACCCAGAAACATTCATCAATGCGCATAAACATTTGAATGTAATGTTGGGAGGCATCAATACTTTGGTGCTGATTGCCAGCTCTTTAACAGTTGCCTTGGCTATAAGAGAAATTCAACTGGATCGTAGACAAAATTGTACATACCTGTTGTTGACAACAATTATTTTGGCTGGAGTATTCTTGGTGATCAAGTACTTTGAGTACAGCCATAAGATTCACGCGGGTTTATTGCCAGGAAAATTCTTTACCTACACAGGTATTGAAGGCACCAATCCACATTTGTTCTTTTCTCTTTATTTTCTATTAACAGGTATTCATGCCTTGCACATCGTCATTGGTATAGCTGTTTTAACTTGGGTTATGATTAAAAACCATAAAGGTCATTTTTCAGGTGAATATTATGTCCCTGTTGAAATGGGGGGCTTGTATTGGCACTTGGTGGATTTGATTTGGATTTTCCTATTTCCTTTATTGTATTTAATTGGATAAGAGGAGCGTAGAGTTATGAGTACAAAACACGAACATCATGTATTACCTTTAAAAGTATATTTTGCAGTGGCAGGGGCACTGTTTGTGCTAACCGCTATAACAGTTGCTGTGTCGTATGTAGATTTTAATGCAATGACGGGTATCAGTAATCTTAACTTGGTAATTGCCATGTTGGTGGCTACCATTAAAGGTAGTTTGGTGGCACTTATTTTTATGCACTTGTGGTTTGATGATAAATTATACTCATTAGCCTTTGTGGTAGGATTATTGATTTTGGGTATTTTTATATCCATTACTGTGTTGGATGAACAAAAAAGAGCAGGTTCTTACGATGAAAGGCTCAATCAGCCTATTGTTGAGCAAGTGGAGTATAAAAAGGCGGATGACCATCATCAAGAACAGCATTAATTTTTAAACCTAAAAATTTAACAATAAAAAAGGCAGCTACATCAGCTGCCTTTTTTATTGTAGTATTTTAAGTTTACATAGTAAGGACTTAAAAAAAACAGATTTCGTGTAGCGAGTTTTGCTTAACAAAGTAAAACAACTATCTGAGCTGGTAGGGATTATTTTTTTCTTGTTACCACTTCAATTTAAAACACTAAGTATAGTAAAAACAACAAAACACTGTTTATTTCTTAGATAGAACAGTAAATACTATTGTAACTCTATATTTAAAGCTACGGGAAAATGATCTGAAACTCCTTGCTTACTTACAAAGTTATAGCTTTTGGGTTTATTGCTTTGATCTTGCATGATAAAAGCGTTATTTAAGATATGAAAGCTATCATTTGTATATTCCCACTGTTGGTTGTCCGTGAAGTTTTGACTCAATAAGATAACATCTAAAAACGACCAAGACTTTTTCTTTGCATAATAATTGCTTCCAACATTGCTTTTGTTTACATACGCTTTTGCGCTAAGGTGTGGGGTTAACCACTGTTTTTGTGCAATTTTTTGAAAAATTAAAGTTTTATCACTTTCTTCGCGACTAACATTAAAATCACCAGCAGCAATATGATAATCTAAATGCTGATGTTTTTTTTGCAATTGATTAAGGAAAGTTAAAGCTTGTTGTCTTAGTTGTTTGGGATGGTAGGGGGCAGGAAAGTGAATGCTATAGGTGCCTAAGCTTTTGCCATCGGGTAAAGTGTATTGAGCATGTAAGATGCCCCTAGTATCTTTTTTGCGTTCATTAGAAATATTATCAAAGGGAATGTGAAACAGTTGGGGGGCTTGTTTAAGAGGGAGTTTACTCATAATAGCAACATCAATCCCACGAGTATCTTGGCCTTCTATCAATGAAATAGATTGAAACTGCACTTTTTTAGGTAAAAGCTGATTCAGATCTTGTAAAACATTTATATTTTCAATTTCTTGTAAAAACAGAATGTCAGGCCCATTATTTTTATTTTGCAAGGCAATGACGTGTGCAATATTTTTTAATTTGGTTTCATAAGCTATTTTATCCCAGTTAAGATCAAAACATTGTTTTTTCCATTTATAGTTACGTATTTTTGCACAATGCGCATGATGCTTTTTATTTTTCTTTAAAGCGTAAGGTAGGAATGTTTCATCGTCTTTTTTAGGGTCATCTTTAATGTCAAATAAATTTTCTACGTTGTATGTCATGATGAATAAGTTGGTTTTTTTATTTGAGTTATGATGCTGGGTTTTTAACAATTGATTTTTACATGCACAAAATAATAAAAAGAAGCATAAAATAAAACTTGTGCTAAGACTTATTTTTTTTTGTTTCAACATAGGGCTATCATAGCACAGTAGAATAAAAAGCATTCTATTGTTGTATCGCTGAATTAATTTTATCAAGAATGATTTTAAAATTATCAATACGTTCAAAATAATATTCTATACCATGACGGTGAAGAGCAAGTTTATCTTGATTTGATAAGTGAGAGGCAAAAACCAAGCATGGTTTTTGATGGAATTGTTGTGTCCTTAAGGTAGAAAATAAATAATGTCTGAATAATTTATGGTCGCATAAAATTAAATCATAAACTGTACAATTTTTAGACAGGTGTTCCAAATTTGAATAGTGGGTTACGGTATAACTGGATTTTTCCAATAAGCGGCTAAAGATCTTAGCAAACTCTAACTGGGTATCTAGATAAAGAACAGATATGGTTTGGTTGTTTTTTGTGAACATGCAATCTCCTTTTTAAAAAAGATTGCAAGATACAGTCCAAGAAGAAAACTGATCTAGACTGCGGTGTTAAAAAGTTTGTTAACAGTAAGTTAAAATGGCTATAGCTACTGTTGAATATTGGTTTGTACTTGAGTACAAAAGTTTCCTTCAATAAAGCCCGTTGTTCCGCCAAAGCCTAAGTTTAGGTAAAAATCTTTCATACACACTTCTCCACCAAGGGTGTTGGTGATTTTAGAAAAATTAACAATGCTAGAGTTGAGAACGCCATTGGTATTGCCGTTGATAATGACATCAACAGAATCCATAGGATATACAAAAGGATCTAGGTTCTCATTAAGGTAAGTGTCATGTAAATGAATTAAATCATAGACTTTGAAGGTAATGGTATTATTCAGATCGGTTCCGTTTTTAAATTGGAGTACGCATGTCATGCCATTAACGGTGCCACCGTTGTTGTCATCACCATAAAATACATTAAAACAATCTACCTTATCAATTCTCACTTCTTGCTCTTCACCAGAACTTAAAACCATTCTGACTGAGCCAAACTGATTGTTTGAGCAAGAGCTTGTTAAACCTAAAATAAGGTAAATTAAAGTAAGGAATAAACTATTTTTTTTCATTAAACTGGAACTAATATTTTTATGCATTGTATCATTTATTAACATTATTTCAAAATATATGCCAAGAGTTATTTTTGATAGATATCAGGTACTTAGCATACTTGAAACACTAGTTTTGAGCTAAAATTGAGACATGGATGTCTATAACAATTAATATTGTTAAGGAATTGTTGCTAAAGACAGAGTCTTTGACAGATTGATTTTACTTAATAGTGTCTAGTATGGTTTTTAAGGGTATTGTAGCTGTTAATTTTTCTTCCATGCTTGTGAATTGAAGAGGCCTTGAGTACAAGTAAGTAAACAAAACAGGGTAAAAGTTTATGTGTTCAATTATTTTTCTTTGGTAATGCTGTAAGCCTCATGAATGAGCCTTCTAAATTTTTTTTCATCATCAATTGAAGCATTTTCATATTGTAAAAGGCTAAAGTCGTTTAAACTTCCCATTGAACCAAAACAGCTTAAGAAAGTTTGTAGTCCGTGGCCTTCATTTTCTAAAGTTACTGAAATAGCTTTTAATTTTTTAGACCATTTTTTTTCGTCGCAAGATCTAAGTAACTTAATAATTTGATTGATTTTTTGGGCCAATTGAACGCTTTTCATTGTATTAGCAGTTTATAAAAAGATTGTATGCAAATCAATATACAACAACAAACGTAAGGGTACGTTTCACAATGAATTTTATTTTAGGAATTATCTAGATATAAATTGCAATACAGTTAATGATTTAGCTGTATGGTACCGATGGAGAGACTCGAACTCCCACGGGTTGCCCCACTGGTGCCTAAAACCAGCGTGTCTACCAATTCCACCACATCGGCACGGTGAATGCAGTTTCTAGTATGTTTCACCCAAAAACTCAAGCTTTTAATCGCGTTTATTTTAAAAGGTACGGCCTTACTTTTGAGATTTAGTCTAAACACCATTTTTTGATCCCGTTAGGAATAAAAAAATGGTGGGCCATGAGGGATTCGAACCCCCGACCCTCAGGTTCGAAGCCTGATGCTCTATCCAGCTGAGCTAATGACCCGTCCGCTTGTTTTTTATTAAGGGGGATCTTCCCCCCTTCTTGACCAAAAAACGTCGTTTTTGGTCAATTTAAAGCTATACTTGTGAAGAGCAAGGCTTTGCCTTGCGATGATCTAGTATAACTTATGCCGCAGTTTGCGGCCATCCCACCCAGGTCGACATCGATATAAAATCTTGTCTCCTTAAGTCAAGGAGTGGGTATAAAATGAAAAAACTATTCGGCTTTTTCTTCTTTTTTCTCTTCTTCTGTAGCCGGAGCTGCTTCTGCCTTAGGCTCTTCTTGTGCCGGAGCTTCAGTTGCTTCAGGTGCACTGGCTTCAGTTTTTACTTCTTCAGCTGGAGCTTCTGGTTCAGGAGCTTTTTTAGGTTCAACCAATTTGATGAGTTTTTCTTTTAATAAGATGCTTACTTTATCATCACCGTTAACCCATTGGTTTTGTTTGTTTTTAACACCAAAACGACCAGAACGTTTTTTATAGACTGTATATTCTTTGGTTTTTTTTACTTTATTCATAAGTACTCCTTTTTTTTGAACATTTAATCAATAAATGCTTAAAAAGTTTCTTGTTCAATTACTCAATTGTGCTAAGTCAACTAGCAAATATGCATGCACAAAGCAAGAAAGATATACTGGGTGGGGTAACTACTTTTTTAACCATGGCATATATTGTGGTGGTCAATCCCAGTGTTATTGCTCAGCCAGGAACAGGAATGAGCTTTTCTGGAGTCATGACGGCCACAGTTTTGTTGGCTTTTACCATGACCTTATTGATGGGCTTGTATGCCAAGTTACCTTTTGCAGTTGCACCGGGTTTGGGGGTGAATGCATTTTTTACCTATACTATTGTATTGGGTAAAGGTGTTGCGTGGCCAGTTGCTTTAGGGGCAGTGTTTTGGGCTGGGGTGCTGTTTTTGCTTTGTTCGGCTTTTAATATTAGAGAAAAAATTGTCATGGCCATACCACAAAATATCCGAGAAGCTTTGGCAGTGGGCTTGGGTTTATTTTTGGCTTTTATAGGCCTAAAAAATATGGGAGTGGTTGCGCCAGATCCAGCTACGTTTGTAAAGTTGGGTGAAATAAATTTAGAAGTTATTTTAGCGCTTGCAGCCATGATTTTGACCGCTTTTTTGCTGATGCGCGGCTGGAACAGTGCTTATTTGTTAACCATTGTGTTTTCTACAATTTTAGCCAATTTATTGGGTTTGGTAGAGTGGCCTGAACAATTTTTTAGTATGCCAGATTTCAAGTCAGTTTTTTTAGCCTTTCAACCTCTGGAAGCTTTAAAACTTAGTTTGCTGCCCACCATTGTTTCATTATTTTTTACAGATATGTTTGACTCCTTATCTACATTTGTTGGTGTTGCAAAAGCCACAAACATGGAAAATAAAGACGGCCAGCCTAAAAACTTAAAACAAGGTTTGATTGTAGATGCCTTGGCCACGTTATTTGCAGGTGTTTTTGGAACTTCTTCAGGCACAGCTTATATGGAAAGTGCAGTGGGAATTAAAGCTGGGGGAAAAACTGGATTAAGCGCTATTGTAACAGCAGTCTGTTTTTTGCCATGTTTTTTTATTGCGCCATTGGTTGCAATAATCCCCGCCTATGTATCAGGAGCTATTTTGGTTTTGGTAGGCATGGCCATGTTTCAATCGGTTAAGGGCATGAACTTTGCTCGTTATGAAGAAGCCATCCCTAATTTTATGGTTATTTTATTGATTCCTCTAACTTTTTCTATCACACATGGCATTTTATGGGGTTTTATCAGCCATACCTTATTGTTTGTTTTAGCAGGTAGACAAAAAGAAGTTTCGTTCACCATGTATATTTTAGCCATGATTGCCACGGCTTTGATTGTGATGGAGCAAATGGGTGTTTAAAGAGTTAGCGCCTATTTTTTTAATTCATTTATTGGGCCTTTTTAGTCCTGGACCAGATTTTGCGGTGGTCCTAAAAAACAGTTTTGAATCACAAAAAAAAGCTTTGTTTACGGCTTTAGGCATAGCATGCGGCTTGATGGGGCATGTTACCGTCTCTGTGCTGGGGTTGGGTGTGCTTTTGCAGCAGTCTTTTTGGTTAAGCCAAACCATTCAAGCAATAGGGGCCTTGTACTTAGGGTATTTGGGGGTGAAAATTTTTTTAAAATCAAAACCAAAAAACAAGACAACAATCAATGAAATAACAAATTCAGAGACACAAAAAAAAACATCAGTAGGTGGATTCAAAGAAGGTTTTTGGGTCAACGTGCTTAATCCAAAAGCGGGTATGTTTATCATGAGTTTATTTGCACAAATGGCCAATTCAGGTAAAGTTTTACAATTGCAATTAATTTTAGCAGCGTTTATTCTGATCAGTTCTTGGTTATGGTTTTCAACGGTAGCCTTGTTTTTAAATATTTCTTACATCAGGGTCATTTTTTTAAAAAATGTGCCGGCCATAGAAAAATTAATGGCTTTTATGTTAGTCGTGTTTGCTTTTTTAATTTTAAGACAAATTATAACGGTAGCTTGAGAGAATGCTTATGAAGCAAGCTCAAAAATAATTACTTAGTTGTTATGTCTTAGTCCTATAAAATTGACGCAATGCTTAAATCATGCTAGCGGTGAAATCATCAGAGTTATTTTATTACCAGGAGCAATATGTACTATAGCATATTGCCCTGGCAAACTAACTTAGAGCAAGAAAAATTTTAGGAGGATCAGGTGAAAAAAATGTATTTTAATTTAGTAATATTATTTTTAATGGTGTTTATAGCCCACAGCCAAGTTGCGTTTAGTCAACAAACCCAAAGACCCCTGTTACCAAGTAACGATGGTTTTTTAGCAGCTATAAAGTATATGGAGGCTGGTCTTGAAGGTGCTGGAGAACTATCTGAAAAGGATATGTCCAGTGCAGCTAGTGCAATACAGGAGCTTAACGCCGTCTTAGCTTATGAAATTGCTCAGGCAGTCATTGTTGAGGATGAGGCTCAATTTTCTGATTACTTTACAAACCATCATGTTGCTAAACTTTTTTTAAGTAGTGAAAATAATATAACCATTGAGGTTTTTAATATGGATCAGGTATCGCAGATTCAGAGCCTATTTTGTGATATTTTACATGATGCCTACTTTGTTTATGAGCTGACGCCTTTTACGATTAATGAAATTCATGCTGATACAATTATTCAGGACACCGTATTTCATAAACTTCACATCAGTGGCACAGGTGATTTTAGTGATTTAGATACAACATATACAGTTCCAGAAGTTATTGAACATCCAGTATTTACTAATGAAAATGAGAAGGAACTACGGTATAAAGCAGCTGGCTTAGCATATGAAAAATTAGAAAAAAGATGCTCAATCATCAGAAACTAAAATTACATAGTGTTATTCATCTGTATTGAAATTGAATAGCTTTATAAAATAGTTTAAACAAAAAAAGGGGACGCTTTGTAAAGTGTTCCCTTTTTTTGTAAATTGATTAATAAAAAATGTTACTTGTTGCTCATCCAGTCTTTAAGCATATTTAATCCAGTATTAGCAAGATCATCACTGATGGAACCATCACCATCTTGATCAAGCAATTGATTGATTAAGCCCATGTTGCTAGGGTTTTGCTCAGTGGCTTGGCTGATAGAGCCGGTATGCTTTTGAGTGAGGACGTTTAATAATGATTCGGCGCCACTTGAATGATTTGCATTGCGAGCCAAGCCTTGAGTTAAAATTGGCAAAAAGCTACATATTGCTCTTGGGGAAATAACATGGTAGGACAATAGCGTGGATTTAATCGATCAAAAAGAATACAAAGCAGGGCCTTTATTAAATCGTGTAGATAATCCTAAACAATTGCGAGAAAGTGTTTCGGTAAAACAATTGCCGCAACTTTGTCAGGAGTTAAGGCAGTATATTATAGATATTGTTTCCGAACAAGGTGGTCATCTTGGAGCCAGTCTGGGTGTCATTGAAATGACGGTTGCGCTTCATTATGCCTACAATACCCCACACGATCAATTGGTCTGGGATGTTGGACATCAGGCGTATGCCCACAAAATTTTGACGGAAAGAAGAGATGTTTTTCCAAGCAATCGTAAATATGGTGGTATCAGTGGCTTCCCTAAGCGTAGTGAAAGTGAATACGATACCTTTGGTGTAGGGCATTCATCAACCTCTATTTCAGCAGCATTGGGCATGGCGGTTGCCAGTAAATTAACACCAGAAGATAATCGCAAATGTATTGCTGTGATTGGTGATGGCGCTATGAATGCCGGCTTATCTTTTGAAGCGTTAAATCATGGTGGTGTAGAGGAAGCTGATATTTTAGTAGTGCTCAATGACAATTGTATGAGTATTGATCCCAATGTAGGCGCTTTAAAAGAATACTTATCCCATATCACGGCCAGTCATACATACAATAGGATTAAGGATGAAGTTTGGAGTTTGTTGGGTAAAATTTCTAATTTTGGACCAGACCCAAGAGCAGTGGTACAGCGTTTAACCGATATTTTGAAAAATTCTGTTTTAAAAGAGAGTAACTTTTTTGAATCCTTAAAGTGGCGTTATTTTGGTCCAATTGATGGGCATAATGTTGAGCAAATGGTGCGCATGTTCAAAGACTTAAAGGATATTCCTGGACCCAAGCTGTTGCACTGCATTACTACCAAAGGTAAGGGCTATCAACCTGCCGAGGATGGTTCTGCAACTGTGTGGCATGCCCCAGGCTTATTTGATAAAAATAACGGTAAAATTATAAAATCTGTTAAATCAGAGCCGCAACCACCTAAGTTTCAAGATGTTTTTGGACATACTTTGGTTGAGCTTGCTAAAAACAATAAAAAAATTGCAGGAGTTACACCTGCCATGCCTACAGGCTGTTCTTTAAAGTTTATGATGGAAGAAATTCCAGAAAGAAGTTTTGATGTTGGGATTGCCGAGCAACATGCAGTTACTTTTTCAGCTGGACTTGCCACGCAGGGCATGATTCCGTTTTGTAATATTTATTCTAGTTTCATGCAAAGAGCGTATGACCAAGTGATTCATGATGTTGCTTTGCAAGACTTGCAGGTCATTTTTTGCTTAGACAGAGGCGGTTTAGTGGGTGCGGACGGTGCAACTCACCATGGAGCCTATGACATTGCCTATATGCGTTGTATACCAAACATGATTGTTGCTTGTCCTATGGATGAAATTGAACTGCGGAATATGATGTTCACAGCGCAAGAAGAAAATCATGGTCCTTTTTCTATTCGTTACCCAAGAGGTCAAGGTTTTATAGCAGATTGGCAAAAGCCATTTTCATCGCTAAAAATAGGCCAGGGTAGGCAACTGACACAAGGCAGTGATCTAGCTATTTTAAGTGTAGGTGCAATTGGCACAGAAGCTGTACAAGCGGTAAAAGATTTACAGCATAAAGGTATAAGCGTTGCGCATTATGATATGCGTTTTGTTAAACCGATTGATCAAGAACTTTTACACACGGTCTTTAAAAACCATGATAAAGTTTTAACGCTAGAAGATGGCTGTTTACAAGGTGGTTTTGGCTCGGCAGTACTTGAGTTTATGGCCGACCATGACTATCAGGCTAAGGTTGTGCGTTTGGGTATTCCTGATCGTTATATTCAGCATGGCACCCAACCAGAACTTTATAAAGAATGTGGCTACGATGCTGATGCTATTGTACAAGCCTGTTTAGAGTTGTCTCAAATTAAAAATAATAAAGAACCAAAAACAAGTGTTGTATCAAAAAAACAATTGCTCATGAGTGAAGCTATATAGTTTTAGACAGTTCATTAGTTTTTTATTAAGCATATGATTTTTTTATATTATTCACATGCTCCCAAGCCGCTATGGATGCCTGATTTTGCCCACAAAGTTTCTTTTTCTCCTTTTTCTCCTAATTTTGGTTGATAGATGAGTCCATCTGGACTGATTTCAAGTTCTCGTGCCTTTGCGTTGCTATCTAAATAACTGGAGCTGATCACCACTTGATAATGCCAAGGGATACAATTGAAAGATTGATCAGAGGGAACAGAAATAGACTGTCCGCAGCTGCCCGAATTTGAACATAACATGGGGGCGCCATTTTCATCAATCCATAGCTTGCAATCATAACCAATATTAAGACTGCAATTTGCTATATAAAGAGGCGATTTTATGGATTGATTGAACGTTCCCAATAAAGAATCTGTTCCCCCACAAGATGAAGCGTTTTGGCCATGGTCTTCATTGTCATCTAAATAAACAACAATACTTTCTTTGTCAGAGAAGTCTAAGCATGTCCATAAGCCTCTTCGTTGGGCTTCATTTTGCGCTTTAATAAGGGCAGATTCTAGGTCCATAATTGAACGGCGTAAACTTTGTTTTGCTCGCATGGCTGAGTAAGCTTGAGTACCTAATAAAATAGTTATGGTTGCAATCAATAGCGTTATCATTAGTTCAACCAAAGTTAAACCAAGATATTTATGTTGATGTATTTTCATTGTTCTTAACTATAGCATTAATTTTTTGATATACTCAACAATTGCTATGGATGATCAATTTAATCTCAAAATAAATACACCGCAACGCTGGAATCAATATTTAAATAAAAGTGAAAAAATTTTAGATGATGTAGAATTTATACAAATTTTAGTTGAGTTTATGCAAAATGAAAAAAAATTTTGCGAGCAAAATAAACTGGCTTATGGGCCCTTTGCGGCTATGGTAGCAATTCCAAGAGAAGTTGTTTTTTTAGATGGAAGTCAAAAAACAATTGATAATCAATTCTTTTTGCAAGAAGAAAGACAAGGGATACAGAAAGTTTTGTCATGGAGACCTATCAGTTTGGGATGTAATCAAGTGGTTATAACTGGGCAAGCAATTTTACATGGAGAAGTGGTCGCAGCAATGCTGGCGGGGCAGTATTTTAAGGATAATAACTTTATAGAGCCGTATGACTTTTCAAAAAATCATTGCTTGTTGGCTACAACCAGCGCTCCCTGTGAAATGTGTCTTAATGTGATTAAGTGGTTAAAACCTAAAAAAATAATTACAGGGGGTTCTCGTTTGGATACCTATGAGCATACTTGCTTTAATGAAGGTTTGTGCAATGAAGGCTTGAAGGTCTTGCGGTTAAGTCAAGATTGTCCTGAACAAGAATCATGGGTAGCACAACTCAACAACTGGGGAGTAGATGTGAGTGCAGGTATTATGCGTAAACAAGTGGTTGAAGAAATTTTAAAACCTTATCAAGGAGTTGTTTATCAACCTGAATAACGATAAATAACATCAAATAGTTTTCCAAAACGAATACCACGATCATAG
This window of the Oligoflexia bacterium genome carries:
- the ctaD gene encoding cytochrome c oxidase subunit I, with the translated sequence MRTTKITEENQNYLSHHKGLKSWLFTLDHKRIGLMFLGAILSFFLLGGLLALGVRLELFAPGKQLMDADTYNKFFTMHGMIMVFLFIVPSTPSALGNFVLPMMVGAKDVAFPRLNLLSFYVYLAGALLALSTLIFGGLDTGWTFYTPYSSQIAGPVIIMGLAVFIMGFSSILTGLNFVVTIHKLRAPGMTWFDMPLFLWAMYATSVIQILATPVIGITMLLLVFERAFGIGIFDPQMGGDPVLFQHFFWFYSHPVVYIMILPAMGIVSELIAVFSHKKIFGYKPIAYSSVAIAGVSFLVWGHHMFVSGQSSYAAILFSLLTFAVAVPTAIKVFSWIATMYKGSIDLKTPMIYALSFLFLFTIGGLTGVFLGAIAVDVHLHDTYFVVAHFHYVMFGGAVVAFLGGLHYWWPKMTGKMYNECWGRIGAVLVWFSFNLTFMPQFIAGFKGMPRRYYNYDASYEIYNQLSTIGSTLLGIGFFIVAINLLMSLKKSAAKAPDNPWGALTLEWESSSPPYHENFREQPVLKHGPYDFEKVEVEA
- a CDS encoding cytochrome c oxidase subunit 3 family protein codes for the protein MSGKTGYLAHHFAELDQQKESAKLGMWLFLLTEILLFGGVFVAYAVFRSLYPETFINAHKHLNVMLGGINTLVLIASSLTVALAIREIQLDRRQNCTYLLLTTIILAGVFLVIKYFEYSHKIHAGLLPGKFFTYTGIEGTNPHLFFSLYFLLTGIHALHIVIGIAVLTWVMIKNHKGHFSGEYYVPVEMGGLYWHLVDLIWIFLFPLLYLIG
- a CDS encoding cytochrome C oxidase subunit IV family protein: MSTKHEHHVLPLKVYFAVAGALFVLTAITVAVSYVDFNAMTGISNLNLVIAMLVATIKGSLVALIFMHLWFDDKLYSLAFVVGLLILGIFISITVLDEQKRAGSYDERLNQPIVEQVEYKKADDHHQEQH
- a CDS encoding endonuclease/exonuclease/phosphatase family protein, whose protein sequence is MLKQKKISLSTSFILCFFLLFCACKNQLLKTQHHNSNKKTNLFIMTYNVENLFDIKDDPKKDDETFLPYALKKNKKHHAHCAKIRNYKWKKQCFDLNWDKIAYETKLKNIAHVIALQNKNNGPDILFLQEIENINVLQDLNQLLPKKVQFQSISLIEGQDTRGIDVAIMSKLPLKQAPQLFHIPFDNISNERKKDTRGILHAQYTLPDGKSLGTYSIHFPAPYHPKQLRQQALTFLNQLQKKHQHLDYHIAAGDFNVSREESDKTLIFQKIAQKQWLTPHLSAKAYVNKSNVGSNYYAKKKSWSFLDVILLSQNFTDNQQWEYTNDSFHILNNAFIMQDQSNKPKSYNFVSKQGVSDHFPVALNIELQ
- a CDS encoding NCS2 family permease gives rise to the protein MHAQSKKDILGGVTTFLTMAYIVVVNPSVIAQPGTGMSFSGVMTATVLLAFTMTLLMGLYAKLPFAVAPGLGVNAFFTYTIVLGKGVAWPVALGAVFWAGVLFLLCSAFNIREKIVMAIPQNIREALAVGLGLFLAFIGLKNMGVVAPDPATFVKLGEINLEVILALAAMILTAFLLMRGWNSAYLLTIVFSTILANLLGLVEWPEQFFSMPDFKSVFLAFQPLEALKLSLLPTIVSLFFTDMFDSLSTFVGVAKATNMENKDGQPKNLKQGLIVDALATLFAGVFGTSSGTAYMESAVGIKAGGKTGLSAIVTAVCFLPCFFIAPLVAIIPAYVSGAILVLVGMAMFQSVKGMNFARYEEAIPNFMVILLIPLTFSITHGILWGFISHTLLFVLAGRQKEVSFTMYILAMIATALIVMEQMGV
- a CDS encoding LysE family translocator, with the translated sequence MFKELAPIFLIHLLGLFSPGPDFAVVLKNSFESQKKALFTALGIACGLMGHVTVSVLGLGVLLQQSFWLSQTIQAIGALYLGYLGVKIFLKSKPKNKTTINEITNSETQKKTSVGGFKEGFWVNVLNPKAGMFIMSLFAQMANSGKVLQLQLILAAFILISSWLWFSTVALFLNISYIRVIFLKNVPAIEKLMAFMLVVFAFLILRQIITVA